DNA from Streptosporangiales bacterium:
TCCTGCTGTCGGCCGACATCCACCTGGTGCTGTGGGCCGACGGGTTCTCCGACATCGCGATCATCGGGCCGTTGTTCCTGGTGAACGTCGTCGGCGGCCTGCTGATCGGCGTGGTCATGCTCGCCTGGCGGCACTGGTTGCCCCTGCTCGCGGCGATCGGGTTCGGCGCCTCGACGTTCGGGGCGTTCATGATGTCCCGCACCGTCGGCTTGTTCGGCATCCAGGAGATGATGTGGGACGTGCAGGCCGTGCTCGCCGCGGTCGCGGAGATCGTGGCGGTCGTCGGCGGCATCGCCCTCCTCGTCGCGAGACGTGGTGGCCGGGGCTAGCGGACCGCCGGCGGGTACCGTCATGAGGACCGGAGGTGGGGTGGAGGACAGCCAGGCGGAGCTGATGCGCGCGCTGCACGACGAGCATGCGGCGGCGCTGTGGGCGTACGCCCTGCGGCTCACCGCCGGTGACCGTGCCCGCGCCGAGGACGTCGTGCAGGAGACCTTGCTGCGGGCGTGGCGCAATCCGAAGGTCCTCGACCGGGCCGACTCGGCGAGGTCCTGGCTGTTCACCGTCGCGCGGCGCATCGTGATCGACGAATGGCGCACGCCGCGGTCGAAGAGCGAGGTGACGGTGGCGGAGCTGCCGGGCACCGCGCGATACGCGAGCGCGGAGGACGAGACCGAGCGCACGCTGACCGCCTTCCTCGTCGCCGAGGCGCTCGGCCGGTTGTCCGATCCGCACCGGCAGGCCGTCGTCGAGTGCCACTACCGCGGTCACTCGGTCGCCGAGGCCGCACACCGACTCGGGATACCGGAAGGAACGGTGAAGTCACGCCTGCACTACGCGCTGCGGGCCCTGCGGCTCGCGCTGGAGGAACTGGGGGTGACCGTATGAGGCAGCAGCATCGCGTCGGCGTGGCCCCCTTCGCGCGTGGAGGTGAGCGCACATGAGTGAGGACAGGTTCGCGTCGTACGACGCCGGCTACGTGCTCGGCGCCCTGTCGGCCCACGACCGGCAGGAGTACGAGCAGCATCTGCGCACGTGTGCCGAGTGCGCACGGTCGGTCAGGGAGATCGCCGGCCTGCCCGGCCTGCTCGCGAAGGTGCCCGAGGAGCATCTCTCCCCGGGAGGAGCGCCGGCGGAACCTCCGCCGACGCTCCTCCCTTCGCTCCTCACCCGGGTCCGCAGGCAACGCGTCCGCACCCGGGTGACCGCGATCGGAGCGGCCGGCCTCGCCCTTGCGGCGTGCCTCGCGCTCGTCGTCGCCGTAGCCATGCGGCCGGTCACCGGCGAGCAGCCGATCTCGATCCCGACC
Protein-coding regions in this window:
- a CDS encoding sigma-70 family RNA polymerase sigma factor; translated protein: MRTGGGVEDSQAELMRALHDEHAAALWAYALRLTAGDRARAEDVVQETLLRAWRNPKVLDRADSARSWLFTVARRIVIDEWRTPRSKSEVTVAELPGTARYASAEDETERTLTAFLVAEALGRLSDPHRQAVVECHYRGHSVAEAAHRLGIPEGTVKSRLHYALRALRLALEELGVTV
- a CDS encoding anti-sigma factor; protein product: MSEDRFASYDAGYVLGALSAHDRQEYEQHLRTCAECARSVREIAGLPGLLAKVPEEHLSPGGAPAEPPPTLLPSLLTRVRRQRVRTRVTAIGAAGLALAACLALVVAVAMRPVTGEQPISIPTVTMSPLASAPVWATVGLEDVAWGTRIDMHCMYEKGGPGGKVYSLVVVNKDGDIEQVGSWTVLPGKDAKLQGGTSWPVRDIEAVEIRTSTGKSLLRMTP